CCCGCCGCGACGCTCGGCAGTCCCAGCAGGTACGCGAGCCCGAGCCCGACGCCGAGGCCGCCCGCGACACGCACGACCGCGAGCACCGCGACCCGGTGCAAGCCGGCGAGCCGGATGTTCGCGAGCGACGCGCCGAGCATCAGCAGCATCAGCGGCGGCGCCATGTTGCCGAGCTGCGTCGAGGTCGCCGCGAGCGGCGCGGGCAGGCGCAGGCCGTTCACCGTCATGAAGAGCGCGACGACGACCGCCCAGATCGTCGGGCTCGCAGCAATCGATTTCCACGACGCACGACCGGACAGCAGCCAGACGCCGATCGTGAAATGGCCGATCTGCACGAGCGCGGAGAATGCGACCGCATACAGCAGCCCTGGCTCGCCGAACGCGAAAAGCGCGACGGGCAAGCCGAGATTCGACGTATTGGGCAGCATCAGCGACGGCAGGTATTGTCGCAGCGGCAGCTTCAGCACGCGCAGGAAGAGCGCGCCGAGCGCCGCGAAGCACACGAGCGCGACGGCGCCCGCGGCGAACGTATGGACGAGCACGCGCGCCGTCAGATTCGGCCGGTCGAGCGACGACAGCAGCAGGCAAGGAATGCCGATGTTCGACACGAGCGCGCTCAGGCACGCGGCGTTCATCGGCAGCTTGAGCTTGACCCACAGCAGACCGATCAGCGAGCACACGAAGATCGGAAGGACGACCAGCGAAAAATCGTTTTGCATTCAGGCGATCTCGAGGAGACGGCGGCATGGGCCGCCGATGCGGGATGGCGCGCGCCGGCCGCGCGACGCAATCGTGGCGGCCGTCGCACGGCGCTCGACGATGCGGAGCGGGCGAAGCCGGATCAGTCTTCGCCGAAGCCGAAGACGAACTCGCGTTCGAGCGCGCCGCAGCCGTCGAAATTCAGACGGCGCATGTTGCGGCGCTGGTCGGGCGGATAGCGGGTGCGTCCATGCGTGACCGCAGTGTTGTCGCCGATCAGGATCTGCCCGGGCTCGAGCGGAAACAGCAGCACGTTGTCCGGATCGGTCAGGAAGCGCGCGAGGCTGCCGTACATGTCGGCGGCGGCGGGTGCGGGCGTCGCGGTGGCGGCGCCGTCGTTCATCCGGAACTTGATCGACCAGCCGTCGTCTTCCGGCTTGAACACGGCCGCCGTGCTCTTTTGCGTCGTGCGCTCGATCGTCAGTGCGTCGGCGTGCGTGAGCGGCGCGACGTCGCCGTAGCGCTCGACGATGTGACGATACGCGGCCTTCGCGCTCGACAGCGTCGACAGTCCGCCTTCCTGCGACGGTCTCACGCATTGCAGCGTGATGATCCGTTCGGGCGCGTCCGAGAATGCGCCGTCCGTATGCGGCAGATGCGCTTCGTGCGACGAATCGATGTGTCCGGCGACCGGCTTGAACGCGTTTATGGGGACGACGCCGTCGGCATCCGCGCGCTTATGCGGCGCGGCGTTGCCGAGCAGCGGCTTGAGCGCGAGCAGGTTCTCCCTTTCCGACGACTCGCAGTCGAGGATCACGAAGCCGTAACGATTGAAGGTTCCGATCATGTCGGAGATCTCGTCGTCGGTCATCGTGCAGGGAGAGCGGACGGGTAGCGTCACTTCGGTCAGCGGCAACGTGCTGTCGAACGGTTGACGAAGCGATTGCGCAGAAATGCTGGAAGTCAGAGTCAACATAATCGGCCCTCGGAACGTGGATTGCACACGGTTTTCGCCCAAGTGTTTCGATAATGCTAATTAACGGGCGATGTCTCCGCCTGTCTCTCTTTCCACTTTCTATCGTTTATATTACAAATGCATAAATGCGTTGCGAAATAGTTTACAAATAGATTGATTGGTCTAATTCCGGATTGGAAAGCCGAGATGGGGAGCGATGCGGTGTTTTATTGATGAAATTCGTTTTATTTCTGCATCGCGCGCAATGACTGAATTCAAGCGTTATTGCTTCTGAATGTTGAGTCTGTTCAAGCGTCGCATGCGCAGTACGAGCGTCAGCGACGTTTCAGGATATGCAAATAGGTAAAGTTATCGAATATTTTCTGATTGGCGATCGCATCCGATATTCGACACTGGAGACGAAAAAGTTCGAGTGTTCTAAAAAGTGGGAAATGAAGCGGTGAGTTTGGCGGCCGGTGCCGATTCGCGAATTCGATCGCGGCCCCATGCATATTGCGGATTGCTTCGAATGCGACAGGGACGCAAGCGAGCGAGACGGCCATGCGTGAGACGCATGATCAGGGCCCGCGTCGTCAAGCGAGGCGTTTCAAACGATTATTCGGCCGGGTCGAGCAACGACAATTCGTCAACGAACCGTACGCCGAACGAAGCGGTGCCGCGCGCATCCGCCGCACGCTCCGCGGCAATCGCATAGATCGCATGCGCCGCTCCCGTCGCGAGCAGCGGCGCACCGCGTTGCGCAAGGAGCGCCGCGATCAACGCGCCGAGCGCGCATCCGGCTCCCGTCACGCGCGTCAAGCGCGCGTCGCCGCCTGCGATCGCGAGCGTGTCGACGCCGTCCGTCACATAGTCGGTCGGCCCGCTTACCGCGACGATCGCGCCGCTGCGCCGCGCGAGATCGCCGATGAACGCGAGCGCGCTTTCCGAGCTCGCAGTCGTGTCGACGCCTTTGCCGGCCGCGGCGCCGCCCGCGAGCGCGATCAGCTCGCTCGCGTTGCCGCGGATCACGGTCGGCTTGAACGCGAGCAGATCGCGCACGATCGCGTCGTATTCGGGCGCGCCCGCGCCGACCGCGACCGGATCGAGCACCCAGCGCGTGCCCGCTTCCGCGGCGGCGCGCGCGGCCGCACGCAGCGTGTCGGCGCCGCTGCTCATCAGCGCCGCGGTGTTGATCCACAGCGCGCCGGCGCCGGCGCCGAAGCGCGCGGGCCAGTCGGCCGCCGCGCCGATCGCGGGCGCCGCGCCGACGGCGAGCAATGCATTGGCGCTCAGATTCGCCGCGACGTAGTTCGTGAGCCCATAGACGAACGGCGCGGCTTGCTTGAGCGCGGCCAACTCGTGGCGGACGGACGGCGTATTCCAGGAGATCGATTTCATGTCGTGGTTCCTTGTCGCATTCGGGTATTCGCGCATTCGGGCATTCGAGCCCGCATGCGCGAATGCTTGCGCATTCGCGCAACGTGCTCTGAAGTCCGCCGGCATCTTCGGGAAGTGCGGCCGAGGCACTGTAACCGTTGCGGCGCGCGCGTGCGTGGATCGCCGTCAAAGGCCTTCGATCGATTCCCTGCCGCAGGGACTCGCGGCGTGCACGATCGCGTGTGCACGCGTCGGCCCGCATGCGTGCGCGACGTCACGCGCTTCGCCGCTTCGGCTTCTCGTCCGGCATCGACAGAATGTCCAGCGCATGCTGCATCAGCTCGATGCTCAGGCTCTCCTGCATGATCCCGGCGTGCAGCACGAGATGCTGCAAGCGCCGATCCTTCGTGCCCATGTCGTGCGCGAAATCGCGCGCCTCGATCTCGCGATAGACCGCGAGCTTTTGCCGATGCAGCTCGAGCCGCCGCCTGATTTCGTCGGCGAGCCCGGTCGGCCCGACGACCGCCTCCGCGCGCAGCCGGATCATCAGCTCGTCGCGCAGCGGCTTCGGATCGTCGTGCAGCGCGATCCAGCGCTTCAGCTCCTTGCGGCCCGCCGGCAGGATCCGGTACGCGCGCTTGCGACCGCGCGCCTGCTCGACAGGCGTCGACTCGACCCAGCCTTCGTCCTCGAGCCGCGCGAGCTCGCGATAGATCTGCTGATGAGTCGCGTGCCAGAAGTAGCCGATCGAGCGGTCGAAGCGACGCGTCAGCTCGGAGCCGGAGCCCGGGCGTTCGGCGAGGGAGGTGAGCAGCGCGTGCGGCAGGGACATTGACGTTGGAGCGGATGGTCGAAACCCTTGAATCTTGCCATATCGCGGGATGCCTGCCCGTTTAGAGAGCCCACTTTATGCAACGCGTTGCATTCGTGGGTGCGCGTCGATATATTTATGCAACCTGTTGCAAAAAAGAGCGATCGATGACCCACTATCCCCACCTGACGGCTCCGCTGGAGCTCGGTTTCACGTCGTTGAAGAATCGCGTATTGATGGGCTCGATGCACGTCGGGCTCGAGGAGGCGCCAAACGGCTTCGAGCGCATGGCCGCGTTCTACGCGGAGCGCGCGCGCGGCGAGGCCGGGCTCATCGTCACGGGCGGGATCGCGCCGAACGAGCGGGGCCGGATGGTACCGGGCGGCTCGATGCTCACGACCGAAGAGGAGGCGGAACGCCATCGGGTCGTCACGCGCGCGGTGCACGACGCCGACGGCAAGATCGCGATGCAGATCCTGCATTTCGGCCGCTACGCGTATCACCCGGCGCTCGTCGCGCCGAGCGCGCTGAAGGCGCCGATCAACAGGTTCACGCCGCATCCGCTGTCGGCAAGCGAGGTCGAAGCGACGATCGACGACTTCGCGCGCTGCGCGGCGCTCGCGCAGTACGCGGGCTACGACGGCGTCGAGATCATGGGCTCCGAGGGCTATCTGATCAACGCGTTCATCGCCGCGTGCACGAACCATCGCGACGACGAATGGGGCGGCTCGTACGAGAACCGCATGCGCTTTCCGGTCGAGATCGTGCGGCGCGTGCGCGAACGGGTCGGGCCGCGCTTCATCATCATCTACCGGCTGTCGATGCTCGATCTCGTCGAAGGCGGCTCGACGCTCGACGAAGTGATCCGGCTCGCGCAGGCGATCGAGGCGGCCGGCGCGACGATCCTGAACACCGGGATCGGCTGGCACGAGGCGCGCATCCCGACGATCGCGACGAAGGTGCCGCGCGCCGCGTATGCGTGGGTGACGAAGCGGCTCGTCGGCAAGGTCGGCATCCCGCTTATCGCGACGAACCGGATCAACACGCCCGACGTCGCCGAGCGGCTGCTCGCCGACGGCTATTGCGACATGGTGTCGATGGCGCGGCCGTTCCTCGCCGATTCGCAGTTCGTGCGCAAGGCGCGCGAGGGGCGCGCGGACGAGATCAATACCTGCATCGGCTGCAACCAGGCGTGTCTCGACCACATCTTCAGCGGCAAGATCACGTCGTGCCTCGTCAATCCGCGCGCGTGCCACGAGACCGAGCTCGTGATCGAGCCCGCCGCGACGCGCAAGCGGATCGCGGTCGTCGGCGCGGGGCCGGCGGGGCTGAGCTTTGCCGTCACGGCAGCCGAGCGCGGGCACGACGTCGAATTGTTCGAAGCGTCGTCCGAGATCGGCGGACAGTTCAACATCGCAAAGAAGGTGCCCGGCAAGGAGGAATTCCACGAGACGCTGCGCTATTTCCAACGGCAGATCGAGTTGCGCGGCGTGAAGCTGCATCTGAATACGCGCGTCGACGTCGCGCGGCTCGCGGGCGGCGGCTTCGACGAAATCGTGCTCGCGACGGGCGTCGTGCCGCGCCTGCCCGACATCGACGGCATCGATCGCGCGAACGTGCTCGGCTATCTCGACGTGTTGCGCGACGGCATGCCGGTCGGCGCGAACGTCGCGGTGATCGGCGCGGGCGGGATCGGCTTCGACGTCAGCGAGTATCTGACGCAAACGGGCGAAAGCGCGAGCGTCGCGCCGCCCAAGTTCTATTCGGAATGGGGCATCGACGTCGGCTACGAAGGGCGCGGCGGCGTGCGCATGCCGCATGTCGAGGCCGCGCCGCGCAACGTGCATCTGCTGCAGCGCAAGGCGTCGAAGGTCGGCGACGGACTCGGCAAGACGACGGGCTGGATTCATCGGACGTCGCTGAAGGCGCGGCGCGTCGCGATGTCGTCGAGCGTGTCGTACGAGCGGATCGACGACGCGGGGCTGCATGTGCGGATCGACGGCGAGCCGCAGACGCTCGCCGTCGACAGCGTCGTCGTCTGCGCGGGCCAGGAGCCGCGGCGCGAACTGTACGACGGCCTGCGAGCGGCCGGCTGCTCGGTGCATCTGATCGGCGGCGCGCACGTCGCCGCGGAGCTCGACGCGAAGCGCGCGATCCTGCAGGGCACGACGCTCGCCGCGTCGATCTGACGAGCGTCGTTCGCCGCGCCGTGCACGCGGATGCGCGTGCGGCGCGGCATCGCATCACATGACGACACATCCGACTGACCGAAAAGGAGACGCAACATGACTTCGATTCCCGCCGGCGTGCAGCCGGCCGTGCGGCCGTCGCTCGAGCGCTGGCACGCGATGGTCGCGGCGCGCGACATGACCGGCCTTGCCGACATCGCCGATCCGAACGCGGTGTTCCGTTCGCCGGTCGCGCACTCGGCCTATGCGGGCGCGCCGGCGCTCGTGCTCGCGATCGGCACGGTCGTGAAGGTGTTCGACGATTTCGCCTATCACCGGCAGCTCGCGACCGACGACGGCCTGAACGTCGTGCTCGAGTTCAGCGCGCGAGTCGGCGACAGGCAGTTGAAGGGCGTCGATCTGATCCGCTTCGACGAGCACGGCAAGATCGTCGAATTCGAGGTGATGGTGCGACCGGCAAGCGGCCTGCAGGCGCTCGGCGCGGAAATGGCGGCGCGCATCGGCGCGCGGCTGCCCGAGTTCAAGGCGAATGTGTGAACAATAAGCGAATAAAAATAGAAATAGAGATTTTCGCTTTTTAAAACACTAATAGCGTTTTCAGGCTAAATATTACGATTGCATTGCTTTAAACTCCGAAACAGGTCGCGCGGTCGTTGTGCCACGCACGCGTGACCGGTCCTTGTCATGAACGATTCGCGAACGTTGCCGCGAATCGTTTTATTTCGAATGCGCGACAGCCGTGTTTCACGGCGTGGCGGAACACCGATGTCCCGATCGGATTCGAGCGAGCGCGTGTGCCGACGCGCATCGCACGGCGTCGTTCCGCATGCCGACATGCAGTGATCGATCAAGCAGTGGAGGAGACTGTTTTCGTCCTCGCGCGCTTTTGCGCGCGCGGACGAACTCGCAGGTATGACCGAAAAATACCAATTGGAGGCCAGATGACTTGCTTCGTTGACCAGCTGAAGTTGATTTTCGATCATTATCCCGGTCTTTGGGGCTGCCAGGACCGCCAGTCGCGATTCATACACGTCAACGACGCGTTCGCCAGAGTGGTCGGCGTGCGCAATCCGCGCGAACTCGAGAACAAATCCGCATTCGATCTGCCGTGCGGCTCGTCGAATTGTGCGGACCAATTCCAGGCGCAGGACCGCGAGGTCCGCGAAACCGGCCGGGCGATCAAGGTGCTCGACGTCCATCCGTATGCATCGGACGTCTGGATGGCGTTCGTCTTCACGAAGATCCCGCTCGTCGACAGGAACCAGGAGATCGTCGGCACGATCTTTCACGCGGCGGAGCTGTCGCAGATCGACATGATCACGCTCGGCCGCGTGATCGGCGATTCGTATGCGGGCAAGCGGGTCGGCGATCCCGTCGAGCAGGGCTCGTACCGGATCGATTCGCCGAAGGACGCGCTCGCGCTGACCGAGCGCGAGCGGCAGGTGCTGTTTTTTCTCGCGCGCAACAAGACGGCGAAGGACATCGCAAACATCCTCGGCCTGTCGGTGCGGACGATCGAGCAATATATGGAAAACCTGCGTTGCAAGTTCTCCGCGTCGAGCAAGAACGAACTGATCGATATCGCGGCGGGCGCCGGCTATTGCAACCGCATTCCGCAGTCGCTGCTGCGCAATCAGCTGTCGGTCGTGCTCGAGCGCGCGGCGCCGCCGATGCCTGCCGGCGTGCTGGCGGCCGCCAAGCCGCCAGCCGTCGTTGCGATGCTTTAGCCGAGCGCGCCACCCTCGACGCGAGCGATCGGCGCGCCGGCGTTTCGGTCGGCCGTGGGCGTCGGCTGCCACGCGGCGGGCGCGACCGCGAGCAGGCGCTTCAGCTCGCGCACGATCGTTTCCGCCGGAATGCCGCTCGGCCGGGTGCCGTCGTGGCCGAGCCGCGGCATGATGTGTTGCACGCCGTCGTATTGCCAGCGGCGCGCGCGCGCGTCGGCCGCTTGCAGCGCGCGCACGAAGATCGACAGATCGCGCCGCGGCCGCGGCGCCGCCGACACGCGCTCGACCCATCCCTCGTAGCGCTGATGCACGACGACGTCGCCGTGCGCGACGAGCGCGACCGTCGACAGCGGCGTCCGGTTGTGAAAGCCGATCGGCGACAGGCCGAAGTAGCGCTGCGACGCGCATCCTCGGAGCGCGTCCAAGGCCGGCAAGCGAAACACCGCGAGATCGAGTTCCGGATGCTGCTCGAGCGTCGCGTCCGGATGGTCGAGCAGCGCTTCCGTCGCCGCGTGATGCTGGTCCGCGTCGCGCCACAGCGCATCGGGGATCGACGGCGCGTCGAGCAGATCGCGCAGCGCCGGCAGCAGCGCGCGAAAGACGAGCGCGATGCGCGTGCTCTCGTCGCGTGGCGTGCCGATGTCGCGTGACGCTTGCGCGACGACCGTATTCAGCGCGAATGCGAGCCGGCGCGCGGGGGCCGAGCGGCCGCGCGCGAAATCGCCGAAGCGCGCGACGTCGACGAGCAGCGCCTGATGGCGCAACGCATGGCCGGGCGCGATCAGCCCGTACACCGACGAGAGCCCGTCGAGGTCGAAGTGATCGGTCGTCACATGCCGTATGTCGGGATCGTCGACCCACTCGGGCACGAAACGCAGCACGCTCTCGGTCGACAGGTTCGCCTTGTAGCGCGCGGGCGTGCGGTTCGCCGGCCAGTGCGACAGCGTGATCCGCGTCGCCGCGTTGTGGGTTGCGTCCGCGGAGATGTTCGGCACGTCGCGCGCGTGCTCGAACGGCAGGAACGCGAGGCGGTCGCCGGACGCGAGCCGGACCGCCTCGATCGGCGGCGGCGGCGCGACAGCGGTCCGCGGCGCGAGCGCGGCGGCAAGGCCTGCGCCGTCGGTGGCGGCATCGCGCAGTTCGAGCTCGCCGTGGCGGCCGAAGTCGTAATGGAGCGCGCCGAGATTGCGGCGCCGCAGGTCGTACGGATTGCCGTCGCGCGTGACGGCGCCGCTGCCCGCGATCAGGTTTTGCAAATCGATGAACTGGTTGTCGCGGATCGCGACGATGCGGCCCGCGAGCAGCCGCAGCTCGAAGCCGTCGAGCCGGGCGGCGACGTCGTCGTCGAACTGCACGACGTGATCGCCGTCGTGGACGGGAAGAAGGGTCGTCATCGCAGGGATCCTGTCAAATCAAGTTGTCGTACCGAGGTGGAACAGCAGGTAGGCGGCGATCGACCAGACGACGAGCGCGATATGCGTCAATTGCAGACCTTCCTGGCGTATCCAGTAGCCGTACCACAGGCCGCCGAGCAGCAGCACGAGCGCGCACGCGGCGAAGCCGGTCGCGCCGGCGTCGAGCCACGGCAACGCGGCCGCGTGCGGCGCCGGCGTCGTCAGCAGCAGGTAGACGCCGCCCCACATCGCGATCGCGGTGAGCGCCTGCAGCAGCACGATGATCGCGAGCGCGGCCCGGTGCAGGCCGCGCGACGTGCTCGCGCGGCGCAACAGCGGCGTGTCGACGGGCGGGTCCTGCTTGAGCAGCGCCATGCTCATCGTGCGGCCGACGGTGCCCGTCGTCGCGGCGAACGTCTGCACGTTGTTGATCGTGACGACCGTCGCCCATCCGGCGATCGCGAACGCGTGCAGGCTCTTGAACAGATCGATGTCGGTCAGCGGGCTCATCGTGCTTGTCCTGTTGCGGGGGGGCGGCCGGGCGGCGCGCGCCGCGTGTGCGGCGCGCGCGGCGGTCATCGGGTGCGCACGCGGCGCGCGACGAGCGCGGCGAGCACGGGCGCCGCCGCGAACACGGCGAAGAGCCACGCGGCCGCGTGCTGCGCGCCGGCGAGGCCGCCCGGCTCCGTGAAGCCGGCGAGGTTCGCGACGAGGCCGGCGAGCGCGGAGCCGATCGCGGTCGCATAGAGCTGGACGGTCGTGATCGACGTCGACGCGAGATCCTCCTGGCCGGCCGGCGCGCTCGTCAGCACTTGCGTGAGCAGATGCGGCCAGCCGACGCCGATGCCGACGCCCACCGCCGCGAGCGCCGCGCACAGCAGCGCGAGGCCGGGGCCCGCGCCCAGCAGATGCCGCGGCGGCACGACGATCGCGAGCGCGACGAGCGCGAGCGCGACGAGGAGCGGCCCGCCGCGCACGAGCGCCTGTGCGGTGCGCGCGCTGCGCCCGGAGCTGAACAGCGAGCCGACGGTCCAGCCCGCCGCCATCAATGCGGTCAGATAGCCGGCGAGGAGCGGCGGGTAGCCGTGGACGATCTGCAGGAAGTACGGCACGAAGATCTCGGTCGTCATCCCGATCACGAGCAGGCTCATGCACGCGTAGATCGCGCCGAGCGGCGCGCGAACGTCATACGCGCCCGTCGGCAGCAGCCGGATCGCCGCGCCGCGCTCGAAGCGCGCGATCAGCACGGCGATCGCGAGGCCCGCGGCGACGCCCGCGACGTTCGCGACGATCTCCTTCGACAGGCTCGCAACCGACACGACGAGCACCGACACCGCGAGCAGCAGGATCTTGCCGATCGCGGGCCGCGCAGCCTGTGCGCCCGCCGCTTCGCGCGCGGGCAACTGGACGATCACGATCAGCGCGAGCAGGACGGCGACCGGCACGAGCGCGACGAACGCGAGCCGCCAGGTGCCCGATTGCGCGAAGATCCCGCCGATCGCGGGCCCGCACAGCGTCGCGACGCCCCACATGCCGGACACCATCGCCATCGCGCGCGACCACAGGCGCTCGTCGAACACGATGCGGATCAGCGCATAGCTGAGCGCGAACAGGATGCCGCCGCCGAAGCCCTGCGCAAAGCGGCCGACGAGCATCCATGGCATGTCCTTCGCGCCCGCGCACGCGAGCGTGCCCGCGCAGAACACGACGAGCGCGACGAGATAGGCGGCGCGCGGTCCGAAACGGCTGAGCACGTTCGCGGACAGCGGCGCGCCGATGATCGAGGCGGCCATGAACAGCGTGGTGTTCCATGCGTAGTACTCGAGTCCGCCGATGTCGCGCACGACCGAAGGCAGGATCGTCGTCGCGATATAGATGTTGATCGCGTGCAGCGCGACGCCTCCTGCGAGCGCGATCGAGCGCAAGCCGTTGCGGCCGGACAGCAGTTCTCCCCACGAAGGGGCGGTGATGGAACTCATGGACTACCTCGTCGGTTGCTGGGTTGGGTTTGCGTCAGGATGGCGACAGATGCTGCGAGATCAGGTGAGGATTGCTCTCGAGCATCTCGATCTCCGGGGAATAGACTTCGATTTCGAGCCCGTCGGGGTCCTGGAAGTAGAAGGCGGTGCGCACGCGGTCCGGGCCTGCGTGATAGCCGGGCGCCGGGCCGTTGCCCTTGACGATCTTGATGCCGCCGTCCGCCTCGACGAGTTCGGCGATCGACCTGACGCCGTCCGGATCCGAGCGCACGCCGAAGTGGTAGCCGGGCGGGTAGGCGACCACGTTCGCCTGCTCGATGAAGAAATCGAAGCCGTTCAGCTCCATTACAACCTTCTTCGGACCGAGGTTGTAGCAGTAAGCCGCTCCGAAGATTCGGCGGTAGAAATCGACCGATTTGTCGAGATCGCGGGCGAGGATGTTGATGTGGTTCACGCGCAATTCGCGCGGCCGGCCTTGCTCGGGCTCGTCGCGCAGCCGGCGCCACATCTTGATGCACGCGGTGAAGGTCGCGAAGCTCGCGAGCCAGTCGCGCGCGAGCTCGGACGATGCGTCGGCCGTCTTCAGCTCGAGCGCGAGCGGATAGCAAAACGCGCTCGGATGGCCCTCGCGCCAGACCGCGGGCGCTTCGCCGTCCGTGCCGGCCGGATCGACGTGGATCTGCGCGGCGGCCGCCCAGCCGGCCGGGCCGGCGCGCTCGGCGTTCGCCGCCGGCGAAGCCGTGCGCGACAGCACGAACACGCCGTCGGGCGCGGTGCCGTCCGCCTGCGGCGCGCGCAGCCGGTAGCCGGCCGCCGTGCATTGCGTGGACAGCGTGCGCGTGATCTGTTCCGCATCGGCGGGATTGACGTCGAGATTGATCAGTTCGAAGACGAGCATGGTTAGACCTCGCTGGCGGGACGTTGACCGATGACAAGCGTGTAGCGGCCGATCGACTGCTCGCTGACCGACAGGCCGTTGTCGCGCACGACGCCGGCGATCCACGGCGTCGGATGCAGCTCGCCGTGATTCGTGTTCACCATCATGTGCAGCGAGAAATCGGCGGACAGCGCGGGCGTCACGCGGTTGTCGTCCATCGTCATCGTGAGGATCAGGAATGCGCCGCCCGGCTTCACGAGGCCGGCCGCATGGCCGATCACCACGCGCGCCTCCGGATCGTCGAAGTAGTGCAGGCAGTCGTTCAGCATCACGACGTCCGCCGCG
This genomic stretch from Burkholderia oklahomensis C6786 harbors:
- a CDS encoding MFS transporter — translated: MSSITAPSWGELLSGRNGLRSIALAGGVALHAINIYIATTILPSVVRDIGGLEYYAWNTTLFMAASIIGAPLSANVLSRFGPRAAYLVALVVFCAGTLACAGAKDMPWMLVGRFAQGFGGGILFALSYALIRIVFDERLWSRAMAMVSGMWGVATLCGPAIGGIFAQSGTWRLAFVALVPVAVLLALIVIVQLPAREAAGAQAARPAIGKILLLAVSVLVVSVASLSKEIVANVAGVAAGLAIAVLIARFERGAAIRLLPTGAYDVRAPLGAIYACMSLLVIGMTTEIFVPYFLQIVHGYPPLLAGYLTALMAAGWTVGSLFSSGRSARTAQALVRGGPLLVALALVALAIVVPPRHLLGAGPGLALLCAALAAVGVGIGVGWPHLLTQVLTSAPAGQEDLASTSITTVQLYATAIGSALAGLVANLAGFTEPGGLAGAQHAAAWLFAVFAAAPVLAALVARRVRTR
- a CDS encoding VOC family protein — its product is MLVFELINLDVNPADAEQITRTLSTQCTAAGYRLRAPQADGTAPDGVFVLSRTASPAANAERAGPAGWAAAAQIHVDPAGTDGEAPAVWREGHPSAFCYPLALELKTADASSELARDWLASFATFTACIKMWRRLRDEPEQGRPRELRVNHINILARDLDKSVDFYRRIFGAAYCYNLGPKKVVMELNGFDFFIEQANVVAYPPGYHFGVRSDPDGVRSIAELVEADGGIKIVKGNGPAPGYHAGPDRVRTAFYFQDPDGLEIEVYSPEIEMLESNPHLISQHLSPS